One Flavobacterium sp. 90 DNA segment encodes these proteins:
- a CDS encoding Crp/Fnr family transcriptional regulator yields MKFNQDKYLHDLKLKFESYAPISDQSWQLIENIIEFQSIKKGEILLRNGQIAKEIHFIAKGALRAFITDSAGNIYNKNIFLEGDFAGSKASLLQQNPSEFTIEVLENSILINLNYKKYRTLIDQNDDLKNYYIAYLEKNWVIEKEQREISLVMENATERYLHLLSKHPDISERIPLFHIASHLGITPTQLSRIRKSLEKDL; encoded by the coding sequence AAGATAAGTATCTCCACGATTTAAAACTAAAATTCGAAAGCTACGCTCCTATTTCTGACCAATCCTGGCAATTGATTGAAAATATTATTGAATTTCAATCGATAAAAAAAGGAGAAATACTTTTAAGAAATGGTCAAATCGCAAAAGAAATTCATTTTATAGCCAAAGGTGCTTTGAGAGCTTTTATTACTGATTCCGCAGGAAATATTTATAACAAAAACATTTTTCTAGAGGGTGATTTTGCAGGTTCTAAAGCGTCATTATTGCAGCAAAATCCTTCTGAATTTACTATAGAAGTACTTGAAAATTCTATTTTGATAAATCTTAATTACAAAAAGTACAGAACATTAATTGACCAAAACGACGATCTGAAAAACTACTATATCGCTTATTTAGAAAAAAATTGGGTGATCGAAAAAGAACAGCGAGAAATTTCGTTAGTAATGGAAAATGCAACCGAAAGATATTTACATCTTTTATCCAAACATCCGGATATTTCAGAGCGAATTCCATTGTTTCATATTGCATCACATTTAGGAATTACACCAACACAATTAAGCCGAATTAGAAAAAGTCTCGAAAAAGATTTGTAA